Sequence from the Cryptococcus neoformans var. grubii H99 chromosome 3, complete sequence genome:
CTAACAGCCATTCAGTAAAATTCAACTCCTACCTACGGCCGACAACGTGGATGGTTTGACGTCTCGACCGCAAATCATCATTCCTAGACGTGGAGAAAAGGACTTTGAGCCACTACAGGAGACTGCCAATCTACaagagatgatgttggAAAAGGGCCGACAAGCATTGTTCAACGCTCTCACCGGTGTGCGTGGAGGTCACAAGTAAGTCTGAAACGTCGCTTACTTTTTTGATGCTGACAACAGGTAGTAACTCTATATCCCATGCCCTCTTGACACCCAAGAAGCCGTTTCCTCAAGTGTTAATTGTTCATGGACATCTATTGGACACTATGGGTATCACTGTTCGAACTCCTCCTCCGGCTGGTtccaaaggcaaaggcaaaacGAGCCTTGAACTTTTACCTGAAGAGGCTCTCTACCTGCTAGAACGTGGATCGCTGCAAATATGGATAGGAAAGGACCCCGAGAcggatgaagaagttgaagCAGGCGTTGGGGAATGGTGCGATGAAGAGTACGGGGTCAAGGGCGCTATTGAAATGAGCGTTATGGAAGGTTTCGGGGCGTTCATCGGCCGAGAAGGATTGACTTGGGAGCGTTACCAGGTAAATCGTTTTATTCCCTCAGCGAGTTCCCACATTGATTTGATACCAAACAGGCATATTCGTATCTTAAACGTCTCGGCTACAATGTCCAAAGGTCTCGTCAGTTCATTCCAGAATACTTCTTAGCGGCACCCTCAGTGCAGCTTGATGAACAAGATCCCCGGTTGCCGCTCTTCAACACTTGGTGGTTGAATATTCCTAAGTGGATTGTAGGATTCTTTAAAGTGTTGGCTAGAGGTGTGCAATATGTGGCTGGAAAGATGGCGCGCGTTGGTTTGGGGTTACGCTTGACAAGGGATCCGTTTAAGGGTACTCTGTTGAATGGCTGGAAAGGTTCAAGTTACAGTCAgttatttcttcttctcattgGCACTCTGATTTACTCCATTTTTCAGACTCATTATTCTCCTATCTGCGGGTTGTTCCTGCTGGTCACAACCAGCCCCTCCCGCCTCGCCCATccgctcctccttctgaCGACATCTACGCTCCTCTTATCCACAACCCTTACATTCCATTCTGGCATATCTGGAAGCCTATGACCCTTTGGTCAAAGAGGAATTGGGATAAGGGCAGCGAGGAAGGGCTCAAAACCCAGAGACCTGATTATTTTGCAGCTGTCATCCAGTATGTCTGCATGGTTTGTCTTATGATATGGAGATTACCACTAACGCATATCTTTGCCTCAGAGCAAGGATTACGCCTCTGCCTACTATTCACCAACTTGAAGAAATTTACGCTATGCTGCCCGATGAACCCAAAGGCCCTATCAAGCGATATGGTCCCCAATACCAGCGGCCTCCTCGTCCCCAGGTGTCAAAACCCCAAACACAGACCCCCGCTCAGATTCCTTCTCGTTTACAATCTCTCTTAGAGCATATGGGCTGGAAGCAACAGGCGAAAACAAAGCCCCAGGCCCCTAGTGTCAACGTTGGGGCGCTGCGTAATGGCGATAGAGGATTCATTGTGGGTGTCAATGATTCAGGTAATAATGCTTGGATTCGTTTCGGAAGAACAGACTTTTCGCAGACCCCAGCAATCTAGAGGAGCCACATTgcaagatgacgatgaagttACGATATGCTAGAACATACATGTACAATTATACAATGCGAAGTCCAAAAAACTCAAAGACGGGCATTTTACCAACCAGTTTCCTTTTCGAAACGGTCAAGCTGAGCTACTGATGAGGCGACCTCTTTCTGTCTAGCCGTTCTACGGTAAAAGATGGGGCAATCGGCAGAGGTGCAAATAACGTCCTAGCGTGCTGTGTTAGCATTACCGCCAATGAGCCATCTGCAGCCTGATACTCACTTGATGCAGTGAGCCCTGACATCTTTGGCATTGTGTCCATAATCGTGCAAAGTCGATTTGTAATGCTGAGGTTTGGGCAACTTGCTTTTGGTACAATTCTGGAAGCTTTGGTCGGCAGTTAACGCAAACGGCACTCTCTACTCGCAATCAGCGATC
This genomic interval carries:
- a CDS encoding tRNA-splicing endonuclease subunit Sen54, giving the protein MEHITDIQAGPSKLKASQTPQKKPRKSTPSTPVINDDGDDSGPANAKAISGPATGGQEDEEEEGEERMDFKLIQSFADKIQLLPTADNVDGLTSRPQIIIPRRGEKDFEPLQETANLQEMMLEKGRQALFNALTGVRGGHNNSISHALLTPKKPFPQVLIVHGHLLDTMGITVRTPPPAGSKGKGKTSLELLPEEALYLLERGSLQIWIGKDPETDEEVEAGVGEWCDEEYGVKGAIEMSVMEGFGAFIGREGLTWERYQAYSYLKRLGYNVQRSRQFIPEYFLAAPSVQLDEQDPRLPLFNTWWLNIPKWIVGFFKVLARGVQYVAGKMARVGLGLRLTRDPFKGTLLNGWKGSSYNSLFSYLRVVPAGHNQPLPPRPSAPPSDDIYAPLIHNPYIPFWHIWKPMTLWSKRNWDKGSEEGLKTQRPDYFAAVIQARITPLPTIHQLEEIYAMLPDEPKGPIKRYGPQYQRPPRPQVSKPQTQTPAQIPSRLQSLLEHMGWKQQAKTKPQAPSVNVGALRNGDRGFIVGVNDSGNNAWIRFGRTDFSQTPAI